One genomic segment of Erpetoichthys calabaricus chromosome 7, fErpCal1.3, whole genome shotgun sequence includes these proteins:
- the LOC127528849 gene encoding uncharacterized protein LOC127528849, with the protein MCVEQTHFQTLQGFPPDFLHDLLEGIVPVELSFCLNDLVSSKFFTLDYLNSVIQTFPYKFADSVNRPQKISKTFKVSRTIGGNGHENWTLLRLLPLMIGHLVPENNKTWGILMKLKDIVEILSSSKFTDESLCYLESKISDHRHLLQEVFPELKFRPKHHYLEHYPHLIRYFGPLLEFWTICFEGEHSFFKKVVRDVNNFRNILLTLSTHHQLLLAYHLEMPSIFKPALEVVNFTNVSLNILEISTKTAIQSKYKNVESVGLTSAVSLHGTKYSEGMFLSFGHKSGLPNFGKIVKVLIIFQKASFIVEPYMAWYVEHLRCFELCKGKFSDIIIVDPQDLNDYSPLSSHTIQGKKFISPKAFLVHWDTAQ; encoded by the coding sequence ATGTGTGTTGAACAGACTCATTTTCAGACATTGCAAGGATTCCCTCCAGACTTTTTGCATGATCTCTTAGAGGGCATAGTTCCAGTTGAGCtaagtttttgtttaaatgatttaGTTTCTAGCAAGTTCTTTACATTAGATTACTTGAACAGTGTGATTCAGACATTTCCTTACAAATTTGCTGATAGTGTTAACCGACctcagaaaatatcaaaaacatttaaagtcagtagAACTATTGGGGGCAATGGCCATGAAAACTGGACGCTGCTGCGCTTGCTCCCCCTAATGATTGGTCATTTAGTGCCTGAAAATAACAAGACATGGGGAATACTTATGAAATTAAAAGACATTGTTGAAATTTTGTCTAGCTCTAAATTTACAGATGAATCTCTGTGCTACCTTGAAAGTAAAATATCAGACCACAGACATCTGCTTCAAGAGGTATTTCCAGAGTTAAAGTTTCGGCCCAAGCACCATTATTTAGAACATTACCCACATCTTATTCGGTACTTTGGTCCCTTACTGGAGTTTTGGACAATATGCTTTGAAGGCGAGCacagtttttttaaaaaggttgTGAGAGATGTGAACAATTTCAGAAACATACTGCTCACTCTGTCCACACATCATCAGCTCCTCCTTGCTTACCATCTTGAAATGCCAAGTATCTTTAAGCCAGCCTTGGAGGTGGTGAATTTCACAAATGTTTCTCTAAATATTCTGGAGATctcaacaaaaacagcaattcaGAGTAAATATAAGAATGTGGAGTCTGTTGGTCTAACCTCTGCTGTATCCTTACATGGCACAAAGTACTCTGAGGGTATGTTTCTGTCTTTTGGTCACAAAAGTGGGCTGCCTAACTTTGGAAAAATAGTTAAAGTGCTAATTATTTTTCAGAAGGCTTCATTCATTGTTGAACCTTATATGGCATGGTATGTGGAACACCTCAGATGTTTTGAATTATGCAAAGGAAAGTTCTCTGATATCATTATCGTAGATCCACAGGACCTGAATGACTACAGCCCACTTTCATCACACACCATCCAAGGAAAAAAATTCATCTCTCCAAAGGCATTTCTGGTCCACTGGGACACAGCACAATAG